One genomic window of Gossypium hirsutum isolate 1008001.06 chromosome D11, Gossypium_hirsutum_v2.1, whole genome shotgun sequence includes the following:
- the LOC107913346 gene encoding transcription factor RAX3-like (The RefSeq protein has 1 substitution compared to this genomic sequence), whose amino-acid sequence MGRAPCCDKANVKKGPWSPEEDAKLKAYIEENGTGGNWIALPQKIGLKRCGKSCRLRWLNYLRPNIKHGAFSEGEDNIICSLYINIGSRWSIIAAQLPGRTDNDIKNYWNTRLKKKLLGKQRKEQQARRASWLTVKQEMKREGGDYMLPGMVSQPPYWPQQLPVIPFTTTTNQDPPLPNDQESIKNLLIKLGGRFSDDHHPQSSTSTPIPNSMNSSRYPLDVSFAQDQLYENSMNNTVSPASSISPINSTCSQVTNGTHFNTNEVAVPNDMFQGLDGFTDELRELTYSNNQQIMNWLEGFYGTDNTVDGSSTTGSSSVESSSWGPIYSLGFPQLVTGFEPCQQNMPQASTYGEQYCTWAV is encoded by the exons ATGGGGAGAGCTCCTTGCTGTGACAAAGCTAACGTGAAGAAAGGTCCATGGTCGCCGGAGGAAGATGCCAAACTCAAGGCTTATATAGAGGAAAACGGCACCGGTGGCAACTGGATTGCCTTGCCTCAGAAGATAG GGCTTAAGAGATGTGGCAAGAGTTGTAGGCTCAGATGGTTGAATTATCTTCGACCCAACATTAAGCATGGAGCGTTCTCTGAGGAAGAAGATAACATAATCTGCAGCCTTTACATAAACATTGGTAGCAG ATGGTCTATAATTGCAGCACAATTGCCTGGAAGAACTGACAATGACATCAAGAACTACTGGAACACGAGGCTTAAAAAGAAACTCCTGGGCAAGCAGCGAAAAGAGCAACAAGCTCGGAGAGCTAGCTGGCTCACCGTTAAGCAAGAAATGAAGAGAGAAGGTGGGGATTATATGCTTCCTGGAATGGTGAGCCAACCCCCATACTGGCCACAGCAACTACCAGTCATACCTTTTACAACCACCACAAATCAAGATCCTCCTCTTCCTAATGACCAAGAATCCATCAAGAATTTGCTTATCAAACTAGGAGGAAGATTCTCAGATGATCATCACCCACAATCAAGCACAAGCACTCCAATCCCCAATTCCATGAATTCTTCTCGGTACCCTCTTGATGTTTCTTTCGCTCAAGATCAACTATATGAGAATTCCATGAACAACACGGTTTCACCTGCATCTTCCATTAGTCCAATAAACAGCACTTGTTCTCAAGTGACAAATGGTACCCACTTTAACACCAACGAAGTCGCTGTTCCTAATGATATGTTCCAAGGGCTTGATGGTTTCACAGATGAGCTACGTGAGCTGACCTACAGCAACAATCAACAAATAATGAATTGGTTGGAGGGGTTTTATGGAACGGACAACACGGTCGATGGCAGCAGTACTACTGGGAGTAGCTCCGTTGAAAGTAGCAGCTGGGGACCCATATATTCTCTAGGCTTTCCTCAGCTAGTCACTGGATTTGAACCTTGCCAACAAAACATGCCACAAGCTTCTACCTATGGTGAACAGTACTGTACATGGGCGGTGTAA